In Acanthochromis polyacanthus isolate Apoly-LR-REF ecotype Palm Island chromosome 15, KAUST_Apoly_ChrSc, whole genome shotgun sequence, a single genomic region encodes these proteins:
- the LOC110962198 gene encoding gap junction alpha-5 protein-like: protein MADWSLLGNFLEEVQEHSTSVGKVWLTILFIFRILVLGTAAESSWGDEQEDFNCDTEQPGCENVCYDRAFPIAHIRYWVLQIVFVSTPSLIYMGHAMHTVRREEKRRSREEEEGEREEDPGGGDGGGGGEERGRKGEKDGGKEKSDGPSAGRVRLRGALLQTYILSILIRSVMEVVFLCLQYFLYGIFLHPLYVCKAWPCPHPVNCYVSRPTEKNVFIVFMLAVSAVSLVLSVLELHHLAWRHCCRRIFFPPKLVSPSKSSLTRQLSLSPPPPSTPPPDFNQCVSGSSHFLPLPFPNHRLANQQNSENMATEKNKMVDEVTFLQMSCYSAGWQKSSDTPIQDGGYLRTDTSCYSPESCNQIHHGDGLMLKDKRRFSKTSGTSSRTRADDLSV from the exons ATGGCCGACTGGAGTCTGCTGGGAAACTTCCTCGAAGAGGTCCAGGAACACTCAACTTCTGTTGGCAAA GTATGGCTGACCATCCTGTTTATCTTCCGGATCCTGGTTCTCGGTACGGCAGCCGAGTCTTCGTGGGGCGACGAACAGGAAGATTTTAACTGCGACACCGAACAGCCAGGCTGTGAGAACGTTTGCTACGACCGAGCATTTCCCATCGCACATATAAGATACTGG gtcCTCCAGATCGTGTTTGTGTCAACGCCCAGTCTGATCTACATGGGTCACGCCATGCACACCGTtaggagggaggagaagaggaggagtcgggaggaagaggagggagagagggaggaagatccagggggaggagatggaggaggaggaggggaggaacgagggaggaagggggagaAAGATGGAGGGAAGGAAAAGAGCGACGGACCGTCGGCCGGTCGGGTTCGTCTGAGAGGAGCTCTGCTGCAGACGTACATCCTCAGTATATTAATACGCAGCGTCATGGAG gTGGTGTTTCTGTGTCTCCAGTATTTCCTCTATGGGatcttcctccatcctctttACGTCTGCAAG GCCTGGCCTTGTCCACATCCAGTCAACTGCTACGTCTCCAGACCCACGGAGAAAAATGTCTTCATCGTCTTTATGTTGGCTGTTTCTGCCGTTTCTCTGGTCCTCAGTGTTCTGGAGCTGCATCACCTGGCCTGGAGACACTGCTGCAG GCGAATCTTCTTCCCCCCGAAGCTCGTCTCTCCCTCTAAGTCCTCTTTAACTCGTCAGCTCTCTTTATCGCCTCCGCCGCCCTCGACGCCTCCTCCAGACTTCAACCAGTGCGTCAGTGGCTCCTCCCACTTCCTGCCGCTGCCGTTCCCCAACCACCGACTGGCCAACCAGCAGAACTCGGAGAACATGGCCACCGAGAAGAACAAGATGGTGGACGAGGTGACGTTCCTCCAGATGAGCTGCTACTCGGCCGGGTGGCAGAAGAGCAGCGACACTCCGATCCAAGACGGCGGCTACCTGAGGACGGACACTTCCTGTTACAGTCCAGAGAGCTGCAACCAGATCCACCATGGAGATGGACTGATGCTGAAGGACAAACGGAGATTCAGCAAAACCAGCGGAACGAGCAGCCGAACCAGAGCGGATGACCTTTCAGTTTAG